The following proteins come from a genomic window of Aquimarina sp. MAR_2010_214:
- a CDS encoding ABC-F family ATP-binding cassette domain-containing protein, translating into MLSVSNLSVQFGKRILFDEVNTSFIQGNCYGIIGANGAGKSTFLKILSGVMEPTSGHVHLEPGKRMSVLEQNHYAYDEYTVLEAVIMGNKPLYKIKKEIDALYADYTDENAEKIGELQVQFEEMNGWNADSDAAAMLSNLGIKEELHYTQMSDLDTKQRVRVLIAQCLFGNPDVLIMDEPTNDLDYETISWLESFLANFDNTVIVVSHDRHFLDAVCTHISDIDFSKINHYSGNYTFWYESSQLAARQRAQQNKKAEEKKKELQEFIARFSANVAKSKQATSRKKMIEKLNIEDIKPSSRRYPAIIFERDREAGDQILNVEGLTASQDGDTLFKDIDINLNKGDKVVIFSKDSRATTAFYQALNDKQKVDSGKFNWGITTTQSYLPADNSEYFQNDLTLVDWLRQWATTEEEREEVFIRGFLGKMIFSGEEALKKSNVLSGGEKVRCMLSKMMMTRANVLMLDEPTNHLDLESITAFNNSLKKFKGTVLFTTHDHEFAQTVGNRVIELTPNGVIDRYATFDEYMSDPKIKELREKMYGVNV; encoded by the coding sequence ATGCTATCAGTTTCTAATCTTTCTGTTCAATTTGGTAAGCGAATACTTTTTGATGAAGTAAATACTTCTTTTATACAGGGCAATTGCTATGGTATTATTGGCGCCAATGGTGCTGGGAAATCCACATTTCTTAAAATCCTTTCTGGTGTAATGGAACCTACATCTGGGCATGTACACCTAGAACCAGGGAAACGAATGTCTGTTTTAGAACAGAACCATTATGCATATGATGAGTATACGGTACTAGAAGCTGTAATTATGGGGAATAAACCTCTTTATAAAATAAAGAAAGAAATAGATGCCCTTTATGCAGATTATACAGATGAAAATGCAGAGAAAATAGGTGAGCTACAAGTACAATTTGAAGAAATGAATGGTTGGAATGCTGATAGTGATGCAGCAGCAATGCTTTCTAATTTAGGTATCAAAGAAGAATTGCACTATACCCAGATGTCTGATCTTGATACCAAACAGCGTGTTAGAGTATTGATAGCACAATGTTTGTTTGGCAATCCAGACGTTTTAATAATGGATGAGCCAACAAATGATTTAGATTATGAAACTATTTCATGGTTAGAAAGCTTTTTGGCAAATTTTGATAATACAGTTATTGTAGTATCTCACGACCGTCACTTTTTGGATGCGGTATGTACACATATTTCTGATATTGATTTTAGTAAGATTAATCACTATAGTGGTAATTATACGTTCTGGTATGAGTCTTCTCAATTAGCAGCAAGACAAAGAGCTCAGCAGAATAAAAAAGCAGAAGAGAAGAAAAAAGAATTACAAGAGTTTATTGCACGATTTAGTGCGAATGTAGCAAAATCTAAACAAGCTACTTCTCGTAAAAAAATGATAGAAAAACTTAATATCGAAGATATTAAACCATCAAGTCGTCGTTATCCTGCTATAATATTTGAAAGAGATAGAGAAGCAGGTGATCAAATCCTGAATGTAGAAGGATTAACTGCAAGCCAGGATGGAGATACACTATTTAAAGATATTGATATTAATTTAAATAAAGGAGATAAAGTTGTGATCTTCTCTAAAGACTCAAGAGCTACAACTGCATTTTACCAGGCACTAAATGATAAACAAAAAGTAGACTCTGGTAAATTTAACTGGGGGATTACTACTACTCAATCATATTTGCCAGCAGATAATAGTGAATATTTTCAAAATGACCTTACACTAGTTGACTGGCTACGCCAATGGGCAACTACAGAAGAAGAAAGAGAGGAAGTGTTTATTAGAGGATTCTTAGGGAAAATGATTTTTAGCGGTGAAGAAGCATTAAAAAAATCAAATGTATTATCCGGAGGTGAAAAAGTTCGTTGTATGTTATCTAAAATGATGATGACAAGAGCTAATGTGTTGATGCTAGATGAACCTACAAACCATCTGGATTTAGAATCAATTACAGCTTTTAATAACTCGTTAAAAAAGTTTAAAGGCACAGTCTTGTTTACTACTCATGATCATGAGTTTGCCCAAACTGTGGGTAATAGAGTAATTGAACTAACGCCAAACGGAGTTATTGATCGTTATGCTACATTTGATGAGTATATGAGTGATCCAAAAATTAAGGAACTGCGAGAAAAAATGTATGGCGTGAATGTTTGA